In one window of Henckelia pumila isolate YLH828 chromosome 1, ASM3356847v2, whole genome shotgun sequence DNA:
- the LOC140875878 gene encoding protein JINGUBANG-like, protein MQSPSRLSADSRPLDYEHHHDNLLFSPSRSPPHATNMYSILPPPSPESPWTLSPHQTPSPSLLYHCIATLHRQEGAIFSIAAAGGLVFTGSESRRVRAWRQPDCTERGYLEASYGEVRAILAHGNTLFTSHKDDRVRVWNVLSVSETFQAKKIATLPKSWGLRLFFMNRSSNYNHKHKDRISCMAYNHAEGVLYTGSLDRTIKAWRVSDNLCVDSFTAHEDCVNSVVVKQDDGCVFSCSSDGSVKIWRRVYGQSSHTLTMTLKFQPSPINALALSISPSSCFLYSGSSDGFINFWEKEKTSGRFNHGGFLQGHRFSVLCLVAKEKLVFSGSEDTTIRVWRREEGSCFHECLAVLDAHRGPVKCLAVSLEIEKVMVMGFLLYSSGLDQAFKVWRIKILPEEKDREDLMVDAKNVSAESFELRNPVLSPSWVMEKKLQTGNHHPFR, encoded by the coding sequence ATGCAATCTCCGTCGCGCCTCTCCGCCGACTCCCGCCCTCTAGACTACGAGCACCACCACGATAATCTCCTCTTCAGCCCATCCAGATCTCCCCCGCACGCCACAAATATGTACTCAATCCTACCTCCGCCCAGCCCCGAGTCCCCCTGGACCCTCTCCCCTCACCAGACTCCTTCTCCGTCCCTTCTCTACCACTGCATCGCAACCCTTCACCGCCAAGAAGGCGCCATTTTCTCCATCGCAGCCGCCGGGGGTTTAGTCTTCACGGGTTCGGAGAGCCGCCGCGTACGAGCATGGAGACAGCCGGACTGCACGGAGAGGGGATACTTAGAAGCCAGCTACGGCGAGGTTCGCGCCATTTTAGCTCATGGAAACACACTCTTCACTTCGCATAAAGATGATCGGGTCCGTGTATGGAatgtgttgtccgtttcggaaaCCTTTCAGGCGAAGAAGATCGCCACCCTTCCCAAGAGCTGGGGTCTACGTCTTTTCTTCATGAACAGATCGAGTAATTATAACCATAAGCACAAGGATCGCATTTCTTGCATGGCGTATAACCATGCAGAAGGGGTTTTGTACACGGGTTCGTTGGATAGAACGATCAAAGCATGGAGAGTTTCCGACAATCTCTGCGTCGATTCTTTCACAGCACACGAAGATTGCGTAAACTCAGTCGTGGTGAAGCAAGACGACGGCTGCGTCTTCAGCTGTTCCTCCGACGGCTCCGTCAAAATATGGCGGCGGGTGTACGGACAGAGCTCGCACACTCTAACAATGACGTTGAAATTCCAGCCATCCCCCATCAACGCACTGGCTTTGAGCATATCGCCAAGCTCATGCTTCCTTTACTCTGGTTCTTCGGACGGATTCATCAACTTCTGGGAGAAGGAGAAAACTTCGGGGAGATTCAACCACGGAGGTTTCCTGCAAGGCCACAGATTCTCAGTTCTTTGTTTGGTGGCGAAAGAGAAATTAGTTTTCAGCGGTTCGGAGGACACCACGATCAGAGTGTGGAGAAGGGAAGAAGGAAGCTGCTTCCATGAATGCCTGGCGGTACTGGATGCGCACAGAGGGCCGGTGAAGTGCTTGGCGGTTTCTCTGGAAATAGAAAAAGTGATGGTGATGGGTTTCTTGCTGTACAGCTCTGGATTGGATCAAGCATTCAAGGTGTGGAGGATCAAGATTTTGCCTGAAGAAAAAGATCGGGAGGATCTGATGGTGGATGCAAAGAATGTTTCCGCGGAGTCGTTTGAATTAAGGAATCCTGTCTTGTCTCCTTCTTGGGTCATGGAAAAGAAGCTACAAACTGGTAATCATCACCCTTTTCGTTAA